One part of the Coffea eugenioides isolate CCC68of chromosome 10, Ceug_1.0, whole genome shotgun sequence genome encodes these proteins:
- the LOC113749080 gene encoding recQ-mediated genome instability protein 1, producing MPRRRLRVVSSSSSDEDDDVVSIQPPPPPPSHQIPHILPEEASEEEDQIINDDVGTRLQTVTLSSSNSTSNTNSNSHNPTRITEPIPFHISDDDVDDAIMNDVPDPDSINPSTVIGNTNFVSSNPNCDGIDGILRRKGLNLKREWFDGCIGALEREVPGFSGNSDDLVKAKICFQQFLNVDMNFCGAGVLPSNVASLHLVDLKGPFVLQVDEIVNISCPLKDRYQEMAAGVKRCLKLSMTDGVQRISGMEYRPIKALEVLSPAGMKVAICNVNVRRGILMLVPEVIEVLGGKVEELDAARQRLVQEVNKPPRGKRTRTGVVPPLATRATRAAWPAETVNVQEHIYNSRTTMPLQVEEPGIASGIPASDGTEDRHRTDAQAISPSATETNEVHMATESEQDVDRINREQNAVSSFREEAGPNLYSSATTDVQEAHMLDELEHPFLLTGDNESPFTYLASLLAMWAAKQGDVARVEGKIKCFLTGVKGFQYKRRTTYELLVYIDDGSLISEILIDHNVVQKGIGYSPEEVCAALASSDARRVSEMKETLKQFQSFLVNFEGTMLVEITATSSIPVATEMNQGCPASDAWLLLERLGRCGSAQHQHQQNSHLNAIVLSP from the exons atgccgcGAAGACGCCTCCGGGTAGTCTCCTCTTCTTCCTCCGACGAAGACGACGACGTCGTTTCTATCCaacctccaccaccaccaccctcCCACCAAATCCCCCACATTCTACCCGAAGAAGCGTCAGAAGAAGAAGACCAAATCATAAACGACGACGTTGGAACCCGGCTCCAAACCGTAACCCTCAGCTCCTCCAATTCCACTTCAAACACAAATTCAAACTCCCACAACCCGACCCGCATCACCGAACCCATCCCTTTCCACATTTCCGATGACGACGTGGACGACGCCATCATGAACGATGTTCCTGATCCTGACTCTATTAACCCTAGCACTGTAATCGGGAATACTAATTTTGTGAGTAGTAATCCTAATTGCGACGGAATTGACGGGATTTTGCGAAGAAAGGGGCTAAATTTAAAGAGGGAATGGTTTGATGGGTGTATTGGAGCCCTAGAAAGGGAGGTTCCTGGGTTTTCGGGTAACTCCGATGATTTGGTGAAGGCGAAGATTTGTTTTCAGCAGTTCTTGAATGTGGATATGAATTTTTGTGGGGCCGGCGTGCTTCCGAGCAATGTGGCTAGCTTGCATTTGGTTGATCTTAAAGGACCCTTTGTCTTACAG GTAGATGAGATAGTGAATATCAGCTGTCCGCTTAAGGATAGGTACCAGGAGATGGCTGCAGGAGTAAAGAGATGCCTCAAGTTATCAATGACGGATGGTGTTCAGCGCATTTCTGGCATGGAATACAGGCCTATTAAAGCTCTTGAAGTTCTTTCCCCTGCAGGAATGAAG GTTGCTATTTGCAATGTCAATGTGAGACGTGGCATATTGATGTTGGTCCCTGAAGTTATTGAAGTTTTAGGTGGCAAAGTTGAGGAGTTAGATGCAGCTCGACAGAGACTTGTACAGGAAGTAAATAAACCACCAAGGGGAAAAAG AACCAGGACAGGGGTAGTTCCTCCATTAGCTACAAGAGCTACTCGTGCTGCATGGCCTGCAGAAACTGTCAATGTACAAGAGCACATTTACAACTCCAGAACGACTATGCCTCTTCAGGTTGAGGAGCCAG GAATTGCATCTGGTATTCCTGCTAGTGATGGGACTGAAGATCGCCATAGGACCGATGCTCAAGCTATTTCACCATCTGCTACTGAAACCAATGAAGTTCATATGGCAACTGAGTCGGAACAAGATGTTGATAGGATAAATAGAGAACAGAATGCTGTTTCCAGTTTTAGGGAAGAGGCTGGACCTAACTTATATTCTAGTGCAACCACGGATGTTCAAGAAGCTCATATGCTTGATGAGTTGGAACACCCCTTTTTATTAACAGGAGATAATGAATCCCCATTCACATACTTGGCAAGTTTGTTGGCTATGTGGGCTGCAAAGCAAGGTGATGTTGCCAGAGTTGAAGGGAAAATTAAG TGCTTTCTTACGGGTGTTAAGGGATTCCAATATAAAAGGAGGACCACATATGAGCTTCTAGTCTACATTGATGACGGCAGCCTCATTTCGGAGATCCTTATTGATCATAAT GTCGTTCAAAAAGGGATTGGCTATTCTCCAGAGGAGGTTTGTGCCGCTCTTGCTTCTTCAGACGCTAGGCGAGTCAGTGAGATGAAGGAGACATTAAAACAGTTTCAGAGTTTCCTAGTAAATTTTGAG GGAACGATGCTTGTAGAGATCACTGCAACATCCTCTATTCCTGTCGCGACTGAGATGAATCAAGGTTGCCCTGCATCTGATGCTTGGTTGCTGCTTGAAAGACTCGGCAGATGTGGTTCAGCTCAGCATCAGCATCAGCAGAATTCTCATTTGAATGCCATCGTCTTGTCCCCTTGA